The proteins below are encoded in one region of Sphingobium sp. CR2-8:
- a CDS encoding NAD(P) transhydrogenase subunit alpha — protein sequence MKIAIIKERAIGERRVSATPETVKKFRDLGAEVAIECGAGETAMLGDADFAAAGAVVADLISVLEGADIILAVQAPDPVTLTGIKEGAWIVAGFNPFADRARVESYAKAGYEALAMDWMPRITRAQSMDILSSQSNLSGYKAVLDAGSEYGRAFPMMMTAAGTVSAARVFIMGVGVAGLQAIATARRLGAQVSATDVRAATREQIESLGAKGVFVETAAGIEGEGTGGYATEMSDEYKVAQAELVSSHIAKQDIVITTALIPGRPAPRLITDAQIATMKPGSVIVDLAVEQGGNVEGAVAGEVVVRHGVKIVGHRNVPSRLATDTSALFSRNLYNFLSAFWDKDKGAPVLDEEIGNAIRLTQGGRIVNERLLAS from the coding sequence AGCGATCGGCGAGAGGCGTGTTTCTGCCACTCCAGAAACAGTGAAGAAATTTCGCGACCTGGGGGCTGAAGTGGCGATCGAGTGCGGAGCCGGCGAGACGGCCATGCTTGGCGATGCCGATTTCGCCGCAGCGGGCGCGGTCGTCGCCGACCTCATATCGGTCCTTGAAGGGGCTGACATCATATTGGCAGTGCAGGCACCAGATCCCGTCACTCTTACGGGGATAAAAGAGGGTGCCTGGATTGTTGCAGGGTTTAATCCATTTGCCGATCGTGCGCGAGTTGAGTCCTACGCTAAGGCTGGGTACGAAGCGCTGGCAATGGATTGGATGCCGCGCATTACACGTGCGCAGTCGATGGATATCCTGTCTTCGCAGTCGAATCTGTCGGGCTACAAGGCCGTGCTGGACGCCGGGTCCGAATATGGCCGCGCCTTTCCGATGATGATGACGGCAGCTGGCACGGTGTCTGCTGCACGTGTCTTCATCATGGGCGTGGGTGTAGCGGGGCTGCAGGCGATCGCCACTGCCCGTAGGTTGGGCGCACAGGTCAGTGCGACCGATGTGCGCGCCGCGACCAGGGAGCAGATCGAATCGCTGGGCGCCAAGGGTGTCTTTGTAGAGACCGCCGCCGGGATCGAGGGCGAAGGCACTGGCGGCTACGCCACCGAAATGTCTGACGAATACAAGGTGGCGCAGGCCGAACTGGTCTCCTCGCACATCGCCAAGCAGGACATCGTGATCACCACCGCGCTGATTCCGGGGCGGCCTGCCCCGCGTCTGATCACCGACGCGCAGATCGCGACGATGAAGCCGGGCAGCGTGATCGTCGACCTGGCGGTCGAGCAGGGCGGCAATGTCGAGGGCGCGGTGGCGGGCGAAGTGGTCGTGCGCCACGGCGTCAAGATCGTCGGCCATCGCAACGTGCCCTCGCGTCTGGCGACCGACACTTCGGCCCTCTTCTCGCGCAACCTCTATAATTTCCTGTCCGCCTTCTGGGACAAGGACAAGGGCGCGCCCGTGCTGGACGAGGAAATCGGCAACGCCATCCGGCTGACGCAGGGTGGCAGAATCGTGAACGAGCGATTGCTGGCAAGCTGA